A single region of the Nicotiana sylvestris chromosome 6, ASM39365v2, whole genome shotgun sequence genome encodes:
- the LOC138871679 gene encoding uncharacterized protein, whose amino-acid sequence MYRVLRVMHASVTEAVELASFRLRDVAVLWYESWERYRGPDAPPAEWEDFSKAFLAYYLPREVREARLDQFLSLKQVDMSVRDYSHKFNSLERYAPDIVRTMRARVHHYVDGLGDHLIRDCRVASLSDDVDISRIQAFAQTTEDLSRRIRDTHPDSTFSYITPFIAGKLDIRSELLPQPVEIGWQLVMLILIVVQSWPISFSGDIDKEPATLQSVPTVNEFPTVFPDEFPGIPPEREIDFTIDLLLDTHPISIPPYRMAPAELRELKEQLKNLLDKGFIRPTFLGHVITSDGIKVDGQKIEAVMTWPRPLNPTEVRSFLGLAGYYRRLLRKHEQNYPTHDLELATVVFALKIWRHYLYGVYIDVFTDHQSLQYLFKQRELNLRQRRCLELLKDYDVDILYHPGKANIVVDALSRKSMGKGGRILVQNTEKSSFVTEVKERQHEDPELIKLRESIPQQRQPLFELIGDGVLRYQGRLCAPTVGELRAKILLEALCSSPRSDKDVSGPSTDLLVEWNEKRYRGDGSPIS is encoded by the exons ATGTATAGAGTATTGAGAGTGATGCATGCCTCCGTCACCGAGGCTGTGGAGTTGGCTTCTTTTCGACTACGTGATGTAGCCGTCCTATGGTATGAGTCATGGGAGAGATATAGAGGACCTGATGCTCCGCCAGCAGAGTGGGAGGACTTCTCTAAGGCTTTTTTAGCCTATTATTTGCCACGGGAGGTTCGGGAGGCCCGTCTTGACCAGTTTCTTAGCCTGAAGCAGGTGGATATGAGTGTGAGGGATTATAGCCATAAGTTTAATTCTTTGGAGAGGTATGCACCAGATATTGTACGTACCATGAGGGCTAGAGTTCATCATTATGTGGATGGTTTGGGGGATCATCTGATTAGAGACTGTAGGGTAGCATCCCTATCGGATGATGTAGATATTTCCCGCATACAGGCTTTCGCTCAGACTACAGAGGACCTTTCCCGTCGGATTCGTGATACTC ATCCCGactctacattttcatatattaCTCCATTTATTGCTGGTAAGCTTGACATTAGATCTGAGTTGTTGCCACAGCCAGTTGAG ATtggttggcagcttgttatgcTAATATTGATTGTCGTACAAAGTTGGCCGATTTCATTTTCCGG GgatatagataaggagccagcgaCTCTTCAATCGGTTCCTACTGTGAATGAATTCCCAACAGTATTCCCTGACGAGTTTCCAGGAATTCCCCCCGAAAGGGAAATCGATTTCACTATAGATTTGCTTCTTGATACGCATCCTATATCCATTCCTCCCTACAGAATGGCTCCTGCAGAGCTAagggaattgaaggaacaactgaAGAATTTGctcgataaaggctttattaggccAA CTTTTCTTGGTCATGTTATTACCAGCGATGGTATCAAGGTTGATGGCCAAAAGATTGAAGCTGTGATGACTTGGCCGAGGCCCTTGAATCCAACAGAGGTTCGTAGCTTTTTAGGCTTGGCAGGGTATTACCGAAG ACTGTTGCGGAAACATGAACAGAACTATCCTACGCACGATCTTGAGTTAGCCACAGTTGTCTtcgccctaaagatttggcgacattatctATATGGGGTTTATATTGATGTTTTCACCGACCACCAGAGCCTTCAGTATTTATTTAAACAGAGGGAGCTGAACCTACGACAAAGAAGATGTCTAGAattattaaaggactatgatgttgatattttatatcaTCCTGGTAAAGCTAATATTGTTGTTGATGCTCTTAGCCGGAAGTCCATGGGCA AGGGTGGACGCATTCTCGTTCAGAATACGGAAAAATCTTCTTTTGTTACTGAAGTGAAAGAGCGACAACACGAGGATCCTGAGCTTATAAAACTGAGGGAAAGTATTCCACAGCAGCGACAACCTTTATTTGAGCTAATTGGAGATGGAGTCCTTAGATACCAGGGCCGCTTATGTGCACCGACAGTCGGAGAACTCCGCGCCAAGATTCTTTTGGAGGCCCTATGCAGTTCACCccggagcgacaaagatgtatcaggacctTCAACAGATCTATTGGTGGAATGGAATGAAAAAAGATATCGCGGAGATGGTAGCCCAATATCCTAA
- the LOC104218316 gene encoding uncharacterized protein → MEKVKLIRDWLRTTQSRQKSYANVRRRDLEFDVENCIFLEVTPMKGVMRFGKKGKLSPRYVGPYKIIRRIGRVAYKLDLPSELGAIHPVFHVSMLQKCIGDPSRIMPIEDIHIAEDLSYAEVPVAILDRQVRKLRTKEVASVKVLWRNNNIEEMTWEAEEEMRKKYPYLFTT, encoded by the coding sequence ATGGAAAAGGTAAAACTTATTAGAGACTGGCTGCGTACAACACAAAGTCGGCAGAAGTCTTATGCAAATGTTCGACGACGAGACTTAGAGTTTGATGTAGAAAATTGCATTTTCCTGGAAGTaacgcctatgaagggcgtcatgcgatttggaaagaagggtaagCTCAGCCCTAGGTATGTTGGACCGTATAAGATTATCCGGAGGATTGGTAGGGTGGCGTACAAGCTTGATTTGCCTTCAGAATTGGGAGCAATCCATcctgtgtttcatgtatctatgttgcaGAAGTGCATTGGAGATCCTTCACGTATTATGCCCATTGAGGATATTCATATTGCTGAAGACTTATCTTATGCAGAGGTACCAGTAGCTATTTTAGATCGGCAGGTAAGAAAGCTTCGAACTAAAGAAGTGGcttccgtgaaagtgttatggcgaaatAACAACATCGAGGAAATGACCTGGGAAGCTGAggaggaaatgaggaagaagtaCCCCTACCTATTTACGACTTAA